Proteins encoded in a region of the Oikeobacillus pervagus genome:
- a CDS encoding asparaginase, translated as MKKKNILILHTGGTISMHEDRETGAVLPGHQNPLSAEISILNEYAHITSEEPYYLPSPHITPKEMYELKKRIETHLGSNKYDGFVITHGTDTLEETAYFLDITIDTDLPIVVTGAMRSSNEIGSDGLYNLVSSVRVASSDRAKGKGVLVVLNDEIHTAKNVTKTHASNVSTFQSPQYGPIGIVTKRAVIFHHQPTERECYPFCHISKQVGLIKAYAGMDSSLLEAMLKLQYDGVVIEAFGQGNLPPQAIKGIKKLLEAKIPIVLVSRCFNGIAQDIYGYDGGGKQLKEMGVIFSNGLNGQKARLKLLIALSITEDPKKLEEIFHHE; from the coding sequence ATGAAGAAAAAAAATATTTTAATATTACATACAGGTGGTACTATTTCCATGCATGAGGATCGGGAAACAGGAGCCGTTCTGCCAGGGCATCAAAACCCTTTAAGCGCGGAAATATCCATATTAAATGAGTACGCTCATATTACATCGGAAGAACCTTATTACCTTCCTTCTCCTCATATTACGCCTAAAGAAATGTATGAACTAAAAAAAAGAATCGAAACCCATCTTGGATCAAATAAGTACGATGGTTTTGTGATTACGCATGGAACTGACACCTTGGAGGAAACAGCGTACTTCTTAGATATTACGATTGACACAGATCTCCCCATCGTCGTGACAGGTGCAATGCGCTCTAGTAATGAAATTGGGTCTGATGGATTATATAATTTAGTCTCCTCTGTTCGTGTAGCTTCAAGTGACAGGGCGAAAGGAAAAGGAGTCCTAGTCGTATTAAATGATGAGATCCATACAGCCAAAAATGTGACAAAAACACATGCTAGTAATGTTTCTACTTTTCAAAGTCCACAATATGGACCAATTGGAATTGTCACGAAACGGGCCGTTATTTTTCACCATCAGCCAACTGAACGGGAGTGTTATCCGTTTTGCCATATATCAAAACAGGTAGGTTTAATCAAGGCCTATGCTGGAATGGATTCAAGCTTGCTCGAAGCGATGCTGAAATTACAATATGATGGAGTGGTCATTGAGGCATTTGGTCAAGGGAACCTTCCCCCTCAAGCTATAAAGGGGATTAAAAAACTGCTTGAAGCTAAAATTCCTATCGTTTTAGTTTCAAGATGCTTTAATGGGATTGCACAAGATATCTATGGTTATGATGGAGGGGGAAAACAATTAAAAGAGATGGGTGTTATTTTTTCAAATGGACTTAACGGACAAAAAGCAAGATTGAAATTACTCATTGCCTTGTCCATCACAGAAGATCCAAAAAAACTGGAGGAAATATTTCACCATGAATAA
- a CDS encoding adaptor protein MecA — protein sequence MNIERLTCNSVKLFISFEELSEKGLFHERLLEDSFVFHQLFESLLDEIESKYDIQSDGAISIEIHSLTDDGVTFIFTLNENDVESDQELCVMHENLEGTESIYLFEQFDHLIYFIQDTSPNILNKLRASLYIKDYQYYLTVFFPSDAVRSIVEPLLLEYAKIANETIHLLKEYGKIIIEKQAFQKIRTYFVK from the coding sequence ATGAATATTGAACGATTGACATGTAATTCGGTAAAGTTATTTATTTCGTTCGAAGAGTTAAGTGAGAAAGGGCTATTTCACGAACGTTTATTAGAAGATTCATTCGTTTTTCATCAATTATTTGAATCTCTTCTTGATGAAATCGAATCGAAATATGATATTCAATCAGATGGGGCCATATCGATCGAAATTCATTCCTTAACCGATGATGGTGTTACCTTTATTTTTACATTAAATGAAAATGATGTAGAATCTGATCAGGAGCTATGTGTGATGCATGAAAATTTGGAAGGAACGGAATCGATTTATTTATTTGAACAATTTGATCATCTAATCTATTTTATCCAAGATACGAGTCCAAATATCTTAAATAAACTGAGAGCTTCCTTATATATAAAGGATTACCAATATTATCTAACCGTCTTTTTTCCTTCAGATGCGGTGAGATCGATTGTAGAACCATTATTATTAGAGTATGCCAAGATTGCAAATGAAACGATCCATTTATTAAAAGAATACGGTAAGATCATCATCGAAAAACAGGCATTTCAAAAAATTCGAACATACTTCGTGAAATAG
- a CDS encoding helix-turn-helix domain-containing protein, which translates to MSFLQEIVLQCIHLINGDRTVYAIYHLLKGKKSSQTIQDAHLYHLSKWFQTTPSLSREQFDGIIRLLVKQQWIQLNDQKAAIITKKGLAEIKAFEQKIDFPYLNGWQLQDTAKIAWRRLNLLVQVASNLIYENTKYYPIERDESIQFWVKTYIQNLHLNRRQLADQLYKEFESLLDSQEVDCPTLLTLRFTGENSTGKTVLQCAQILKIEHTEYYFRFLHLFHYCIQKILQNKEIFPLLYLTVQDVHQTIPLTYSTMKTYRLFKEGNSIEEISTIRNLKISTIEDHFVEIALFHPQFSISLFISQEKIEKVLQIAHTLPNKRLKPIKERIPDLSYFQIRLVLAKYGGSI; encoded by the coding sequence ATGTCTTTTTTACAAGAGATTGTTTTACAGTGTATTCATTTGATTAATGGTGATCGAACGGTTTATGCCATTTATCATCTCTTAAAAGGAAAGAAATCCTCACAAACCATCCAGGATGCACATTTATATCATTTGTCCAAATGGTTTCAAACGACACCTTCTCTATCAAGGGAACAATTTGATGGAATCATTCGTCTATTAGTTAAACAACAATGGATTCAGTTAAATGATCAAAAGGCTGCGATCATCACTAAAAAAGGACTCGCGGAGATCAAGGCCTTTGAACAAAAGATCGATTTTCCTTATTTAAATGGCTGGCAATTACAAGACACTGCAAAAATTGCCTGGAGAAGATTAAACTTGCTTGTACAAGTAGCATCCAATCTCATTTATGAAAACACAAAGTATTATCCAATTGAACGGGATGAATCGATCCAATTTTGGGTAAAGACCTATATACAAAACCTACACTTGAATAGACGACAATTGGCTGATCAATTATATAAAGAGTTTGAATCCTTACTTGATTCACAGGAGGTAGATTGCCCTACCCTCCTTACCCTTAGATTCACAGGGGAGAATTCAACCGGAAAAACTGTTTTGCAATGTGCTCAAATACTGAAAATTGAACATACGGAATACTATTTCCGTTTTCTTCATTTATTCCATTATTGTATACAGAAGATTTTGCAAAATAAGGAAATCTTTCCACTCTTGTATCTGACTGTACAAGATGTACATCAGACGATTCCTTTGACCTACTCAACGATGAAAACATATAGGCTATTCAAAGAAGGAAACTCAATAGAGGAGATCTCGACTATACGCAATTTAAAAATAAGTACCATTGAAGATCATTTTGTCGAAATTGCACTTTTTCATCCTCAATTTTCAATTTCTCTCTTTATTTCACAAGAAAAGATTGAGAAAGTACTTCAGATTGCCCATACATTACCGAATAAAAGGTTAAAACCAATAAAAGAAAGAATACCTGATTTAAGCTATTTTCAAATCAGACTCGTTTTAGCAAAGTACGGAGGTTCAATATGA
- a CDS encoding ferredoxin — protein MAKYTIVDKDTCIACGACGAAAPDIYDYDDEGIAFVILDDNQGTAEVPEILEDDMQDAFEGCPTDSIKVADEPFDGDALKFE, from the coding sequence ATGGCTAAATATACAATTGTCGACAAAGATACATGTATTGCTTGTGGTGCATGTGGCGCTGCTGCACCTGATATTTACGACTATGATGATGAAGGGATTGCCTTTGTTATTTTAGATGATAACCAAGGAACTGCGGAAGTTCCTGAAATACTTGAAGATGATATGCAGGATGCCTTTGAAGGATGTCCAACCGACTCCATTAAAGTGGCAGATGAACCATTTGATGGTGATGCATTGAAATTCGAATAG
- a CDS encoding YpdA family putative bacillithiol disulfide reductase: protein MQKEECIIVGGGPCGLAAAIAIQKIGLDPLIIEKGNIVNSIYHYPTHQTFFSSSEKLAIGDVPFIIEQRKPKRNQALTYYREVAKREKLRINRFECVQKVEKQEDASFLIETSKDIYQTNKVIIATGYYDHPNYMNIPGEHLGKVFHYFKEAHPYFDTDVVVIGGKNSAVDAALELHKAGARVTVLYRGKEYSSSIKPWILPEFEALVRDGEIIMEFDAHVEQITEDQVIYHVSGVNKEIKNDFVFAMTGYHPDHSFLTKMGVEIDEETGRPLFTPETMETNIQGIYIAGVIAAGNNANEIFIENGKFHGELIAEAIKEEK, encoded by the coding sequence ATGCAAAAGGAAGAATGTATTATCGTAGGCGGAGGTCCTTGTGGTTTAGCCGCAGCCATTGCAATCCAAAAAATTGGACTAGATCCGCTCATCATTGAAAAAGGGAATATCGTTAATTCTATTTATCATTATCCCACACACCAGACGTTTTTTAGTTCAAGTGAAAAATTAGCGATCGGGGATGTCCCGTTTATTATAGAGCAACGAAAACCAAAAAGAAATCAAGCTCTCACTTATTATCGTGAAGTAGCTAAACGCGAAAAATTACGTATCAACCGATTTGAATGTGTCCAGAAGGTAGAAAAACAGGAGGACGCATCGTTTTTGATTGAAACATCAAAAGATATCTATCAAACAAACAAAGTGATTATCGCAACGGGTTACTATGATCATCCCAACTATATGAATATTCCAGGGGAACATTTAGGTAAAGTATTCCATTATTTTAAAGAAGCTCACCCATATTTCGATACCGATGTCGTCGTCATTGGGGGGAAAAACTCCGCAGTAGATGCTGCATTAGAGTTACATAAAGCAGGGGCACGTGTGACAGTGTTATACCGTGGAAAAGAATATTCAAGTAGCATTAAACCATGGATTTTACCCGAATTTGAAGCACTTGTTCGGGATGGTGAAATTATTATGGAATTTGATGCGCATGTAGAACAAATAACAGAGGACCAAGTCATCTACCATGTATCCGGTGTGAATAAAGAGATTAAAAACGATTTTGTTTTTGCTATGACAGGTTATCATCCTGACCATAGTTTTCTAACAAAAATGGGTGTAGAAATTGATGAAGAAACAGGAAGACCATTATTTACCCCTGAAACGATGGAAACAAATATACAAGGAATTTATATTGCTGGAGTGATTGCAGCAGGAAATAATGCGAATGAAATATTTATCGAAAATGGTAAGTTTCACGGGGAACTAATTGCTGAGGCAATTAAAGAGGAAAAATAA
- a CDS encoding CPBP family intramembrane glutamic endopeptidase, translating to MNRKNKQAKLIAQMTNKEVLWSLYSTQILLLTLSFIIGFLLFDDVSSFMELFKWKDPSVFLYGIPAGLLVVLVDLASMKWLPQHYYDDGGINERIFSTQTYGHIAFISIIIAFSEEILFRGIIQTHTGLVWASLIFAIVHIRYLSNWFLTLNVIFVSFWIGFIYESTNNLFVTMMMHFTIDFVLGVMIRRKALKDHK from the coding sequence ATGAATAGAAAGAATAAACAGGCAAAACTAATCGCACAAATGACAAATAAAGAAGTATTATGGTCACTTTATAGTACACAAATCCTATTATTAACCCTTTCTTTCATCATTGGATTCTTATTATTTGATGATGTTTCATCTTTCATGGAATTATTTAAATGGAAAGATCCATCTGTTTTTTTATACGGGATCCCCGCTGGTTTACTTGTTGTACTTGTTGATTTAGCCAGTATGAAATGGCTTCCGCAACATTATTATGATGACGGTGGAATTAATGAGCGAATTTTCTCAACGCAGACTTATGGTCATATTGCCTTCATTTCCATTATCATTGCTTTTTCCGAAGAAATTTTGTTCCGCGGCATTATTCAAACACATACCGGGCTGGTTTGGGCAAGTTTAATCTTTGCCATTGTTCATATTCGCTACTTATCCAATTGGTTTCTAACCCTAAATGTCATTTTCGTAAGTTTCTGGATTGGCTTTATTTATGAATCGACGAATAATTTGTTCGTGACGATGATGATGCATTTTACCATTGATTTCGTATTAGGGGTCATGATTCGCAGGAAAGCATTGAAAGATCATAAGTAA
- a CDS encoding manganese catalase family protein yields MWVYQKKLQYPVKVSKCNPMLAKFLIEQYGGADGELAAALRYLNQRYSIPDKVIGLLTDIGTEEFAHLEMIATMVYKLTKDATPDQLKKAGLGAHYANHDKALYYENAAGEAWTATYIQAKGDPIADLYEDIAAEEKARATYQWLINLSDDPDINDSLRFLREREIIHAQRFQEAVEILKDERSQKKFF; encoded by the coding sequence ATGTGGGTGTATCAGAAAAAATTACAATACCCTGTAAAAGTAAGTAAATGTAATCCAATGCTTGCAAAATTTTTAATTGAACAATACGGGGGGGCAGACGGGGAATTAGCTGCAGCATTAAGATATTTAAACCAACGATACTCGATTCCTGATAAAGTAATTGGCTTACTGACGGATATAGGCACAGAAGAATTCGCACATTTGGAAATGATCGCCACGATGGTGTATAAATTAACGAAAGATGCTACACCAGATCAATTGAAAAAAGCAGGTCTTGGTGCTCATTACGCTAATCATGATAAAGCCCTTTATTACGAAAATGCAGCTGGAGAAGCCTGGACAGCTACTTACATTCAAGCAAAAGGAGACCCGATTGCAGACCTATATGAAGATATAGCAGCAGAAGAAAAAGCGCGTGCAACTTACCAATGGTTAATTAATTTAAGTGATGATCCCGATATTAATGATTCTCTACGTTTTCTAAGAGAGCGTGAGATAATACATGCTCAACGCTTTCAGGAAGCTGTTGAAATTCTTAAAGATGAAAGGAGCCAAAAAAAATTTTTCTAA
- a CDS encoding RecQ family ATP-dependent DNA helicase, whose protein sequence is MKLEKILDEYFGFPSFRLGQKEIIQSILSHQHTLAMLPTGTGKSLCYQFPAYFFEGSIIIVSPLLSLMQDQVEQMKFQGEKRVIALNSFLTFQERQQVLAKLSHYRFIFLSPEIFNNQSVLSALKKIKIGLFVVDEAHCISQWGYDFRPEYLRLGEFRRALNNPLTLALTATATEKVRKDILHYLELDKVKEWIYTVDRPNIALSIEKMTSQKEKLSKLLHYVQRLEKPGIIYFSSKKIAEEITNYLMENGVSNVATYHADIEQEERILIQQQFLYGELDIICATSAFGMGINKENIRFILHYHLPSQLESYVQEIGRAGRDGKPSIAILLYVEGDEIVHKLWIENELPSNEQIDGYFQYENQLKNKEIIDYLQLSETQQRFLIYIKKRLTNESNLIKSTVAKQIKDDRVKTKYGNLQSMLRWIHSEDCLRKGILSYFDEEMEQIISPCCQQCGFDVTTFFCEQKETRKNDSERSWKDQLKKLFKVEGCQK, encoded by the coding sequence ATGAAGTTAGAAAAGATTTTAGACGAATACTTTGGTTTTCCTTCATTTCGTTTAGGTCAAAAAGAAATTATTCAATCGATCCTAAGTCACCAACATACATTAGCGATGCTTCCAACAGGAACCGGGAAATCATTGTGTTATCAATTTCCGGCTTATTTTTTTGAAGGTTCTATTATCATTGTTTCCCCGTTGCTCTCTCTCATGCAAGATCAAGTTGAACAAATGAAATTCCAAGGTGAGAAAAGGGTGATTGCACTTAATTCATTTCTTACTTTTCAGGAGCGGCAACAAGTTTTAGCGAAATTATCTCATTATCGCTTTATATTTTTGTCCCCAGAAATTTTTAATAATCAAAGTGTATTATCGGCATTGAAAAAAATTAAAATTGGTTTATTTGTTGTTGATGAGGCACATTGTATTTCCCAATGGGGATATGATTTCCGTCCTGAATATTTACGTCTTGGTGAATTCAGACGGGCTTTAAACAATCCTTTAACATTAGCTTTAACGGCAACAGCTACTGAGAAAGTGCGTAAGGATATCCTTCACTATTTGGAATTGGACAAAGTGAAGGAGTGGATCTATACAGTTGATCGTCCTAATATTGCCTTATCCATAGAAAAGATGACTTCTCAGAAAGAAAAATTATCAAAATTACTGCATTACGTTCAACGACTTGAAAAACCGGGGATTATTTATTTTTCAAGCAAGAAAATAGCAGAAGAAATTACGAATTATTTAATGGAAAATGGGGTTTCAAATGTTGCGACCTATCATGCGGATATTGAACAGGAGGAACGAATCTTAATCCAACAACAATTTCTATATGGTGAACTTGATATCATCTGTGCGACAAGTGCATTTGGCATGGGCATCAATAAAGAAAATATTCGATTTATTCTCCATTATCATCTTCCATCTCAACTAGAGTCGTACGTACAAGAAATTGGTCGGGCAGGGCGTGATGGGAAACCTAGTATTGCCATTCTTTTATATGTAGAAGGTGATGAGATCGTACATAAATTATGGATTGAAAATGAATTACCATCGAATGAACAAATTGATGGGTATTTCCAATACGAAAACCAACTGAAAAACAAAGAAATAATCGATTATTTACAATTATCGGAAACTCAACAACGATTTTTGATTTATATAAAAAAGCGCTTAACAAATGAATCAAATCTTATAAAAAGCACCGTTGCAAAGCAAATAAAAGATGACAGGGTGAAGACAAAATACGGAAATTTACAATCAATGTTAAGGTGGATTCATTCGGAAGATTGCTTAAGAAAGGGAATATTATCATACTTTGATGAAGAGATGGAACAGATCATTTCCCCTTGTTGTCAACAATGTGGATTTGATGTGACCACATTTTTTTGTGAACAAAAAGAAACGAGAAAAAATGATAGCGAAAGATCATGGAAAGACCAATTAAAAAAACTATTTAAAGTAGAAGGATGCCAAAAATGA
- a CDS encoding YpbF family protein has product MDPKLVHFNNGTDQATKQMLQALIDRKRKFEQLNKRYTITMWVTVFFCFFYMYMLYKTIIKPYSYSFFDIFSSAVRRSDMFLLFIVAVALFGIMKIWKDQKDKAEDEFHALRCEIIDRSKDLWKNEAWAKRHQLFEFMKKDYGINLYHESK; this is encoded by the coding sequence ATGGATCCGAAATTAGTACATTTCAATAATGGCACTGATCAAGCAACGAAACAAATGTTACAAGCTCTAATTGACCGTAAACGTAAATTTGAACAATTAAACAAAAGATATACCATCACGATGTGGGTAACGGTTTTCTTTTGTTTTTTCTATATGTACATGCTTTATAAAACAATTATAAAACCATATTCCTACTCTTTTTTTGATATATTTTCTTCAGCTGTTCGCAGGTCGGATATGTTCCTTCTATTTATTGTTGCTGTTGCACTATTCGGCATAATGAAAATATGGAAGGATCAAAAAGATAAAGCGGAAGATGAATTCCATGCCCTCCGTTGCGAAATTATCGATCGAAGTAAAGATCTATGGAAAAACGAAGCATGGGCAAAACGGCACCAATTGTTTGAATTTATGAAAAAAGATTATGGCATTAATCTATATCATGAAAGTAAATAA
- a CDS encoding spore coat protein CotJB: MKQVPPQYYKDLQELQAVDFVVIELALYLDTHPDDMDAIRQYNAFVQKSIKLKNNFEKNYGSLTSFGYSFSRHPWDWKEAPWPWQV; the protein is encoded by the coding sequence ATGAAACAAGTCCCCCCGCAATACTATAAAGACTTACAAGAACTGCAAGCAGTGGATTTCGTTGTTATAGAACTTGCTCTTTACTTAGATACACATCCAGATGATATGGATGCTATCCGCCAATACAATGCCTTCGTGCAAAAAAGTATAAAGCTTAAGAACAATTTCGAAAAAAATTATGGATCTTTAACGAGTTTTGGTTATAGTTTTTCGCGCCATCCATGGGATTGGAAAGAAGCACCTTGGCCATGGCAAGTTTAA
- a CDS encoding spore coat associated protein CotJA — protein sequence MKHTRFKMYHPYVSPFDPCPPMKVKTYSTPPHLYIGFQPPNLPQFSPFEALQKGTLWKYFYDPYYSPYETAKGGSRE from the coding sequence ATGAAGCACACACGTTTTAAAATGTATCACCCGTACGTTAGCCCGTTTGATCCGTGTCCACCTATGAAAGTGAAAACCTACTCTACTCCACCACATTTATATATCGGATTTCAGCCACCTAATTTGCCACAGTTTTCGCCATTTGAAGCTTTACAAAAAGGAACCCTTTGGAAATATTTTTATGACCCTTATTATAGCCCATATGAAACGGCAAAAGGGGGTTCGAGAGAATGA
- a CDS encoding metallophosphoesterase, translating into MIFFIFTIIFLAIIVLLYMWKEAFRNVVVFDHVYVPSLPSENPVRLFFISDIHRRVIHPSIIQKMKDNVDVIIIGGDLAEKGVPLERIQHNVRKLSSIAPVFFVWGNNDYEVDVLELKKILMEENVTILKNTSITFPLTGGKRIRLIGVDDLSNGNADKNLAFKEVVPTDFNILISHNPYFIKKLQTTDPIHLMLSGHTHGGQIRLFGLGLYEKGGWFQHHQTKYFVSNGYGTTALPLRFGAKAETHLITISNRKKPEGISI; encoded by the coding sequence ATGATATTTTTTATATTCACGATTATTTTTTTAGCTATTATTGTTTTGCTTTATATGTGGAAGGAAGCTTTTCGGAATGTGGTTGTTTTTGATCATGTTTATGTTCCTTCTCTTCCTAGTGAGAATCCGGTACGTCTTTTTTTTATTTCGGATATTCATCGCCGGGTCATTCATCCAAGTATCATTCAAAAAATGAAAGATAATGTGGATGTCATTATTATTGGTGGGGACTTAGCTGAAAAGGGTGTTCCGCTTGAACGAATTCAACATAATGTACGAAAGTTATCATCGATTGCCCCTGTTTTTTTTGTATGGGGAAATAATGATTATGAAGTAGATGTGCTTGAATTAAAAAAAATATTAATGGAGGAGAATGTGACGATCTTAAAGAATACCTCAATTACATTTCCACTAACAGGTGGGAAAAGAATTAGATTAATTGGGGTAGACGATTTAAGTAATGGAAATGCGGACAAAAATTTAGCCTTTAAAGAAGTAGTTCCAACAGACTTTAATATTTTGATCAGTCATAATCCTTATTTTATCAAAAAATTACAAACAACCGACCCTATCCACCTAATGTTAAGTGGCCATACACACGGCGGACAAATCCGCTTATTCGGATTGGGTTTATACGAAAAGGGTGGTTGGTTTCAACATCATCAAACGAAATATTTTGTAAGTAATGGCTATGGTACAACTGCCTTGCCACTTCGCTTTGGTGCGAAAGCTGAAACCCACTTAATTACTATTTCGAACAGAAAGAAGCCTGAAGGAATCTCGATTTAA
- a CDS encoding ECF transporter S component — MKKMNIRRFTAIGLLSSVSYLFMLLNFPIPPFPGFLMVDFSEVPALIAAIVYGPVAGILVELLKNVLNYIMLGSPTGVPIGHIANFVAGLTFILPTYFVYNKIKSKKGMTLALIVGTAVMALLMSILNYYIILPSYTIFMNAPAMSAPETKALVITAILPFNAIKGFIVAVVFMLIFTRMDSWLQKQMVAKGA, encoded by the coding sequence ATGAAAAAGATGAACATTCGTCGTTTTACTGCTATTGGGCTGTTAAGTAGTGTATCCTATTTGTTTATGCTACTAAACTTTCCTATTCCACCATTTCCAGGTTTTCTAATGGTAGACTTTAGCGAAGTACCTGCATTGATTGCCGCAATTGTCTATGGGCCGGTCGCAGGGATTCTAGTGGAGTTATTGAAAAATGTATTAAATTATATTATGCTAGGAAGCCCCACTGGTGTACCTATCGGACATATCGCAAACTTTGTCGCAGGCTTAACATTTATATTACCAACTTATTTTGTTTATAATAAAATAAAATCAAAAAAAGGAATGACGCTTGCACTTATTGTTGGTACAGCGGTAATGGCGTTATTGATGAGCATTCTAAACTATTACATCATTTTACCTTCGTATACGATCTTTATGAATGCACCTGCAATGAGCGCACCTGAAACAAAAGCATTAGTCATTACAGCGATCCTACCATTTAACGCTATAAAAGGATTCATTGTGGCCGTTGTTTTCATGCTTATATTCACACGCATGGATTCATGGTTGCAAAAACAAATGGTAGCTAAAGGTGCATAA